One window of the Desmospora profundinema genome contains the following:
- a CDS encoding DUF302 domain-containing protein, whose product MFEYTVETNKSVDEAIRALEDSLTRRKFAVLWKLDIPTKLMEKGIALEQDFRVLEVCNPDVAKKVLTRNQLGGYFLPCRIVVYRGADTFKTHIGLVRPTVLMELAQDERLDAIAQDVEAALVEAINEAK is encoded by the coding sequence ATGTTTGAATATACCGTGGAAACCAACAAAAGTGTGGATGAAGCCATTCGCGCCTTGGAAGACAGCCTAACCCGCCGGAAATTCGCGGTGCTGTGGAAATTGGACATTCCTACAAAGCTGATGGAAAAAGGAATCGCGTTGGAGCAGGATTTTCGCGTACTGGAAGTGTGCAACCCGGATGTGGCCAAAAAAGTGCTGACCCGCAACCAACTGGGTGGCTACTTCCTGCCGTGTCGAATCGTGGTGTATCGCGGGGCGGATACATTTAAAACCCATATCGGGCTGGTTCGGCCCACCGTGCTGATGGAGCTGGCCCAGGACGAGCGGTTGGACGCCATCGCTCAAGATGTGGAGGCAGCCTTGGTGGAAGCGATCAACGAAGCAAAATGA
- a CDS encoding efflux RND transporter permease subunit — protein MWLARSAIRRPVFTTVAVILVLVMGVVSLTNLQMDLLPDIQPPVGAVVASYQGADPEEVLDKVTHPLEQQLGTLAGLKNIQSQTQEGVVLILLEFDWSQDINQVQNDVISRINRTPLPTEVDTPNFLKFDPSTFPIMQLSVLGESREEAPSAEDVDEIVEALSKLPGVASADSSGLLDEQIQVTLDSDALEKWNLSQSDVKEVIEASNLSQPGGIIQDGDEDLTARIVSELTDLDELKKLTVAVDPLNGKKVLLDDVADVKLATEERDVITRTNQQASVGINVFKQSGANTAKVSNAVKAELERLKDERDIGVITIFDQGEYVERSVTNVGTTMIGGAILAMLVLFLFLRSFRSPLIIGVAIPVSVITTFVLMYFSDFSLNIMTLGGLALGVGMLVDNAIVVIENIYRHLQMGEKPQEAASKGAGEVAAAITASTLTTIFVFLPMVFVSGIVGQLFREFAFTVSFSLLASLLVSLTIVPVMASKIMKKPHTGWKKQRDGQKAYRLFRRLVQFALGHRVLVVLLALALLGAGGYGISQVGTEYLPAADEGVFTIEAKMPAGTGLSKTNEMTETIESILKEENHIKHFQVSLGSGRNENAMFGDSGRHIAQFYVNVVDQEERSLSTRSIMNEIRPKLEVLDPDLEVELREQSSFEAAGAPNTLEFTLSGSAADLDEWADEVGRVLLDVEGVQEVTDSRQETRPELQVVVDRKKAEDNGLVPAQVIAAVSEATRGETVTLMNLNGRDIHEVFLRYEKTFRQSPEKLKDLPIPTAGDSHVKLSEVADVKVEEGPIVINRSNLQDSIEYQVQFDDTDLGTVEREVTAKLDEIGLPTEMDVQFTGSAELFQDALEDLTLAAGLAVLFVFLVLAAQFESFKYPFVIILTLPLMVIGVALALFFTQTPVGVTAMIGVIVLAGIVVNNAIVLVDYINQLKDRGMASYDAIVEASLTRARPILMTATTTILGLIPLSLGLGEGTEIQQPLAIAVIGGLLSSTLLTLVVIPIVYSWFDPATRRLNKRKKKEATE, from the coding sequence ATGTGGTTAGCCCGATCGGCGATTCGTCGGCCCGTCTTCACGACTGTGGCCGTTATTTTAGTTTTGGTTATGGGAGTGGTCTCCCTGACCAACCTGCAGATGGATTTATTGCCGGATATCCAGCCGCCGGTGGGAGCTGTGGTGGCTTCCTATCAGGGAGCGGATCCCGAGGAGGTGCTGGACAAAGTCACCCATCCGCTGGAACAGCAGCTGGGGACATTGGCGGGGCTGAAAAACATACAGAGCCAGACCCAGGAAGGGGTTGTACTCATCCTGCTCGAATTTGATTGGTCCCAGGACATCAATCAGGTTCAAAATGATGTCATCTCCCGGATCAATCGAACGCCCCTTCCGACAGAAGTGGATACCCCTAATTTTTTGAAATTTGATCCGTCCACCTTTCCGATTATGCAATTGTCGGTGCTGGGTGAATCCAGAGAAGAAGCACCCTCGGCCGAAGACGTGGATGAGATCGTTGAGGCGCTGTCCAAGCTTCCAGGTGTGGCCAGTGCCGACAGCTCAGGATTGTTGGATGAACAGATTCAAGTAACCTTAGATTCCGATGCGTTAGAGAAATGGAATCTCTCTCAGTCGGATGTAAAAGAAGTGATTGAAGCTTCCAATCTGAGTCAGCCCGGCGGAATTATCCAGGATGGGGATGAGGACTTAACCGCACGGATTGTTTCCGAGCTGACCGATCTGGATGAGCTTAAAAAGCTGACGGTGGCGGTTGATCCCCTCAACGGGAAAAAGGTCCTCTTGGATGATGTGGCTGATGTGAAACTGGCCACCGAAGAACGAGACGTGATCACCCGCACCAACCAACAGGCCAGTGTGGGCATCAATGTGTTTAAACAGTCCGGTGCCAATACGGCTAAGGTGTCCAATGCCGTGAAAGCGGAATTGGAGCGGTTAAAAGACGAGCGGGATATCGGTGTCATCACCATCTTTGACCAAGGTGAATATGTGGAACGATCGGTGACCAATGTGGGAACCACCATGATCGGCGGGGCCATTTTAGCGATGCTGGTATTGTTTTTGTTCCTGCGATCCTTCCGCAGTCCCTTGATCATCGGAGTGGCCATTCCCGTATCGGTGATCACCACCTTTGTACTCATGTACTTCTCCGATTTCAGCCTGAACATCATGACTTTGGGCGGCTTGGCCTTAGGTGTCGGGATGTTGGTAGATAACGCCATTGTGGTGATTGAAAATATATACCGGCATCTGCAGATGGGGGAAAAGCCGCAAGAGGCGGCGTCAAAAGGAGCGGGTGAAGTGGCGGCGGCCATCACCGCTTCCACCTTGACCACGATTTTCGTTTTTCTGCCGATGGTTTTTGTCAGCGGTATTGTCGGTCAATTGTTCCGGGAATTCGCCTTCACGGTTTCATTCAGCTTGCTGGCTTCTTTATTGGTATCCTTGACGATTGTGCCGGTGATGGCATCCAAGATTATGAAGAAGCCGCACACCGGCTGGAAGAAACAGCGGGATGGGCAGAAAGCCTACCGCCTGTTTCGGCGCCTGGTCCAATTTGCTCTGGGTCATCGGGTCTTGGTGGTGTTGCTGGCGTTGGCCTTGCTGGGTGCCGGCGGGTACGGGATCAGCCAGGTGGGGACGGAGTATTTGCCGGCGGCGGATGAAGGAGTTTTCACCATTGAAGCGAAAATGCCGGCGGGCACCGGATTATCCAAAACCAATGAGATGACGGAGACCATTGAGTCGATCCTGAAAGAAGAAAACCATATCAAACACTTCCAAGTTTCCCTGGGCAGTGGTCGGAATGAAAACGCCATGTTTGGAGACAGCGGACGCCATATTGCTCAATTTTATGTAAATGTGGTCGACCAGGAGGAACGGAGTCTCTCCACCCGCTCGATTATGAACGAGATCCGTCCCAAACTGGAGGTGTTGGATCCCGATCTGGAGGTGGAGTTGCGGGAACAGTCGTCCTTTGAAGCGGCGGGTGCACCCAATACTCTGGAATTTACCCTCAGTGGAAGTGCCGCCGACCTGGATGAGTGGGCCGATGAGGTGGGACGTGTCCTTCTCGATGTGGAAGGCGTGCAGGAGGTGACCGATTCCCGCCAGGAGACGCGCCCCGAGCTGCAAGTGGTGGTGGATCGGAAAAAAGCGGAAGACAACGGCTTGGTTCCGGCGCAAGTGATTGCAGCCGTCTCGGAAGCGACACGGGGGGAAACGGTCACGCTGATGAACCTGAACGGTAGGGATATCCATGAAGTGTTCCTTCGTTACGAGAAGACATTCCGCCAGTCTCCGGAGAAGCTGAAAGACCTCCCGATTCCCACGGCCGGCGACAGCCATGTGAAATTGTCGGAAGTGGCGGACGTGAAAGTGGAAGAGGGTCCCATTGTCATCAATCGCAGCAACTTGCAAGACAGCATCGAGTATCAGGTTCAGTTTGACGATACGGATTTGGGAACCGTGGAGCGGGAAGTCACTGCCAAGCTTGATGAAATCGGTTTGCCCACGGAGATGGATGTCCAATTTACGGGGAGTGCCGAGCTGTTTCAGGATGCCCTCGAAGACTTGACACTGGCTGCCGGGTTGGCGGTATTGTTTGTCTTTCTGGTGTTGGCTGCTCAATTTGAGTCTTTCAAATATCCCTTTGTCATCATCTTGACACTGCCCCTAATGGTGATCGGGGTGGCACTCGCCTTGTTCTTCACCCAGACCCCGGTGGGAGTGACGGCGATGATCGGGGTGATCGTACTGGCTGGAATCGTGGTGAACAATGCGATTGTACTGGTGGATTATATCAACCAGTTGAAAGACCGCGGAATGGCCAGCTATGACGCCATTGTGGAAGCCAGCTTGACCCGTGCGCGCCCTATTCTGATGACGGCCACCACCACCATCCTGGGGTTGATTCCTCTCTCCCTGGGTTTGGGAGAAGGGACGGAAATCCAACAGCCGCTTGCCATCGCCGTGATTGGCGGCCTTCTCTCCAGTACACTGCTCACTCTCGTGGTGATTCCCATCGTTTATTCCTGGTTCGATCCGGCAACGCGCCGGCTGAACAAACGGAAAAAGAAAGAGGCAACGGAGTAG
- a CDS encoding phage holin family protein, translating to MGWIVRLLLNALAVLIAAQVIPQIDVSGYGTALLVAIVLGIINTFIRPILVFLTLPISILTLGLFIFILNAFLFWLTGAFVAGFEVQGITGALLGSILVSVISWLLNGIWKGLRS from the coding sequence ATGGGTTGGATTGTTCGCCTGCTTTTAAATGCCTTGGCTGTTTTGATCGCCGCTCAGGTGATCCCGCAAATCGATGTCTCCGGGTACGGGACGGCCCTGCTCGTGGCCATTGTATTGGGGATTATCAATACGTTTATTCGTCCGATCCTCGTCTTTTTGACTTTGCCGATCTCGATCCTCACCTTGGGCTTGTTCATCTTTATCCTGAACGCGTTTTTGTTCTGGTTGACGGGAGCCTTTGTGGCAGGGTTCGAGGTGCAGGGAATCACTGGTGCTCTCCTCGGGTCGATTCTGGTCAGTGTGATCTCCTGGTTGTTAAACGGCATTTGGAAGGGGCTGCGATCGTAA
- a CDS encoding ABC transporter ATP-binding protein, whose translation MAQVKLNHVYKRYSGDVTAVSDFHLDIKDQEFLVLVGPSGCGKSTTLRMVAGLEEISEGELYIGDRKVNDVAPKDRDIAMVFQSYALYPHMNVYQNMAFGLKLRKFKKEEIDKRVKEAAKILDIEHLLDRKPKALSGGQRQRVALGRAIVREPQVFLMDEPLSNLDAKLRVQMRTEISKLHQRLKTTVIYVTHDQTEAMTMGDRIVVMKDGVIQQADTPTQIYHHPANVFVAGFIGSPSMNFVEGELVEEGGSISFKSNGLRVQLPEGRAKTLREKGYIGKEVIFGIRPEDIHDEPIFLESSPDSQVKAKVEVAENMGSEMYLYLSGITDKWVTARVKARTQFAAGNEVNLALDMNKAHIFDKETEEAVF comes from the coding sequence ATGGCACAAGTGAAGCTGAACCACGTATATAAGCGATACAGCGGTGATGTGACTGCGGTCTCCGACTTTCACCTGGACATCAAGGATCAGGAGTTTTTAGTCTTGGTCGGCCCCTCCGGTTGTGGAAAGTCCACTACCCTGCGAATGGTGGCGGGTCTGGAGGAAATCTCCGAAGGAGAGCTTTATATCGGGGATCGGAAAGTAAACGATGTGGCCCCCAAAGACCGGGATATTGCCATGGTTTTTCAAAGTTATGCCTTGTACCCCCATATGAATGTCTATCAGAATATGGCGTTTGGCCTGAAACTTCGTAAATTCAAAAAAGAAGAAATCGATAAACGGGTGAAGGAAGCGGCTAAAATCCTGGATATTGAACATCTTCTGGATCGGAAGCCGAAAGCATTGTCCGGTGGTCAGCGGCAACGGGTCGCGCTTGGCCGGGCCATCGTCCGTGAACCGCAAGTGTTTTTGATGGACGAGCCGCTGTCCAATCTGGATGCCAAACTGAGGGTGCAGATGCGCACGGAGATCAGCAAATTGCACCAGCGCTTGAAAACGACCGTCATTTATGTGACTCACGATCAGACGGAGGCCATGACGATGGGCGACCGGATCGTGGTGATGAAAGACGGTGTGATTCAACAGGCGGATACACCCACCCAGATCTATCATCACCCTGCTAACGTGTTTGTGGCCGGCTTTATCGGTTCCCCGTCGATGAACTTCGTCGAGGGCGAATTGGTGGAAGAAGGAGGAAGCATTTCTTTCAAGAGCAATGGTTTGCGTGTCCAGTTGCCGGAAGGGCGGGCCAAAACCTTGCGGGAGAAGGGATATATCGGCAAGGAGGTCATCTTCGGCATCCGACCGGAGGATATCCACGATGAACCCATCTTCCTGGAATCATCCCCTGATAGTCAGGTGAAAGCCAAAGTGGAAGTGGCGGAAAACATGGGTTCCGAGATGTACCTCTACCTGAGCGGAATCACAGACAAATGGGTGACCGCACGGGTAAAGGCTCGCACCCAATTCGCCGCCGGCAATGAAGTCAACCTGGCACTTGATATGAATAAAGCCCACATCTTCGACAAGGAGACGGAAGAAGCCGTTTTTTAA
- a CDS encoding acyltransferase produces MRRTERQPVTGSNSLWQLYRTVPFGTVFKNTLINEVARYVPVFPWKNWLYRRLLHMEVGARTAIAFKVTVDLLYPERIRIGSNTIIGYHTTILTHEYLVEEYRIGDVVIGNHVMIGANTTILPGVTIGDGAVIGAGSLVNKDVPPGMLAAGNPIRLIRKREEPLSLPEDSASSSDSLL; encoded by the coding sequence ATGAGACGGACCGAGCGTCAACCTGTGACAGGCAGCAACTCTCTCTGGCAATTGTACCGAACGGTCCCTTTTGGGACCGTCTTTAAAAATACCCTCATCAACGAGGTGGCACGGTACGTTCCTGTTTTCCCATGGAAAAACTGGTTGTATCGACGTCTTCTCCATATGGAAGTGGGCGCACGGACGGCGATTGCGTTCAAGGTGACGGTGGACTTATTGTACCCCGAGCGCATCCGCATCGGGAGCAATACCATTATCGGGTATCACACGACGATTTTAACCCATGAGTATCTGGTGGAAGAGTACCGCATCGGAGATGTGGTGATCGGAAACCACGTGATGATCGGGGCCAACACCACCATCCTGCCTGGAGTCACCATCGGCGACGGTGCCGTCATCGGGGCCGGTTCCCTCGTCAACAAAGATGTGCCCCCTGGCATGTTGGCGGCGGGAAATCCGATCCGTCTGATCCGCAAACGAGAAGAGCCCCTCTCTCTCCCTGAAGATTCTGCGAGCTCCAGCGACTCGCTATTGTAG
- the hprK gene encoding HPr(Ser) kinase/phosphatase, translating to MAASVTVKEMVDQFDLKVLSGEDGLNRKLTTSDLYRPGLELAGFFTYYPAERLQMLGRTELTFISGLPEQERKERLGWLCQDETPCFCITRGQDAPEELMEAAAENQIPILWTNNSTTRFTSKVTNWLEKKLAPTTTMHGVLVDIYGVGVLIVGSSGIGKSESALELVKRGHRLVADDAVEIRQTEEDSLVGHAPELIRYLLEIRGLGIINVMTLFGAGAVREFKKLSMVVRLEAWQENRQYDRLGLDEERIRIIDTEIPLLTVPVRPGRNLAVIIEVAAMNYRLKKMGYHAAQSFTQQLSRSLEEGDELD from the coding sequence ATGGCAGCATCAGTCACCGTCAAAGAAATGGTCGATCAGTTTGATTTAAAGGTATTAAGCGGGGAAGATGGTTTGAACCGCAAACTGACAACGAGCGATCTATACCGGCCCGGTTTGGAGCTGGCTGGTTTTTTCACCTATTACCCGGCGGAACGGTTGCAAATGTTGGGGCGGACAGAGCTGACCTTTATCTCGGGTCTGCCGGAGCAGGAACGGAAAGAACGGCTGGGATGGTTGTGTCAGGATGAAACGCCCTGCTTTTGCATCACCAGGGGACAGGATGCACCGGAGGAACTGATGGAGGCCGCCGCCGAGAATCAAATTCCCATCTTGTGGACCAACAATTCCACCACCCGTTTCACCAGCAAAGTGACCAACTGGCTGGAGAAAAAACTGGCCCCCACCACCACCATGCATGGCGTACTGGTGGATATTTACGGTGTGGGTGTATTGATTGTGGGCAGCAGCGGGATCGGAAAGAGTGAGAGCGCGTTGGAGCTGGTTAAGCGCGGACACCGCTTAGTGGCTGACGACGCGGTGGAGATCCGTCAGACAGAAGAGGATTCCCTGGTGGGCCACGCACCGGAGTTGATTCGATATTTATTGGAAATTAGAGGGCTGGGTATTATTAATGTGATGACCTTATTCGGTGCCGGGGCGGTCCGGGAGTTTAAAAAGCTGTCCATGGTGGTACGGCTGGAGGCATGGCAGGAAAATCGGCAGTATGATCGCCTTGGTTTGGATGAGGAACGCATTCGCATCATTGACACGGAAATTCCGCTCTTAACGGTGCCCGTCCGTCCCGGACGCAACCTTGCTGTCATTATCGAGGTGGCGGCGATGAACTATCGCTTAAAAAAGATGGGCTATCACGCAGCCCAATCCTTTACGCAACAGCTGAGCCGAAGCTTGGAAGAAGGCGATGAGCTGGATTGA
- a CDS encoding nucleoside recognition domain-containing protein, with product MKRVDWRKGLTSGWRTTWELGKIIFPVTLAISLLQHTPVIDWLVRILTPAMSWMGLPGEAAIPLVLGNLLNLYAAIGAILTLDLTVKQVFIVAVMLSFSHNLFVESAVCRRVGVSAGLVMGVRMALAVLSAFMIHWLWQGGEAAAQYGLVAPREAQPEGWMEIAGIALQTAATGILQLAIIIFPLMMGIQMMKDWRWLDRFAEWMVPLMRPLGMEARGSIIIAGGLLFGLTMGAGVIIEQAKEKGFTKRDMTIMVLFLGACHAVVEDTLIFVPLGIDVLPLLLIRIIVAILMTLCIAWFWPSAEQGHMSNRAPQEGSV from the coding sequence ATGAAACGGGTCGACTGGCGAAAAGGACTGACTTCCGGGTGGAGAACCACCTGGGAGCTGGGAAAAATCATATTCCCCGTCACATTGGCGATCAGTTTACTGCAACACACGCCAGTGATCGATTGGTTGGTACGGATCTTGACTCCGGCCATGTCGTGGATGGGGTTGCCCGGTGAAGCTGCCATCCCGCTGGTTTTGGGCAACCTGCTCAATCTGTATGCCGCCATCGGTGCCATTCTCACCCTGGATTTAACGGTGAAGCAAGTCTTTATCGTGGCGGTGATGCTCAGCTTCTCCCATAATCTGTTTGTGGAATCGGCGGTTTGCCGCCGGGTCGGAGTAAGTGCAGGATTAGTGATGGGGGTGCGAATGGCACTGGCAGTCCTTTCCGCCTTTATGATCCACTGGTTGTGGCAGGGTGGGGAAGCGGCTGCCCAATACGGCTTGGTCGCCCCGCGGGAAGCACAGCCGGAAGGGTGGATGGAGATCGCAGGGATTGCGCTGCAAACCGCTGCAACCGGTATATTGCAACTGGCCATCATTATCTTTCCGCTGATGATGGGGATCCAGATGATGAAGGACTGGCGCTGGTTGGATCGATTTGCAGAGTGGATGGTTCCCCTGATGCGTCCGCTGGGGATGGAGGCCCGGGGCTCGATTATCATAGCCGGGGGTCTTTTGTTCGGATTGACGATGGGGGCCGGGGTGATTATCGAACAAGCCAAAGAAAAAGGGTTCACCAAACGGGATATGACCATAATGGTGCTCTTTCTGGGAGCATGCCACGCCGTGGTGGAAGATACGCTGATTTTTGTTCCTCTCGGGATCGATGTCTTGCCGCTCCTGTTGATCCGTATCATTGTGGCCATTCTGATGACCTTGTGCATCGCCTGGTTTTGGCCTTCAGCGGAGCAAGGGCATATGTCCAACCGTGCTCCACAGGAGGGATCGGTTTGA
- the ppaX gene encoding pyrophosphatase PpaX — protein MKYPVILFDLDGTLLDTTSLILASFRHTLDEHGPFPYGDKEVLASLGEPLHDQMRRFGGEERVETMVQTYREHNVAHHDDYVKAFPGVNTVLETLHREGFLLGVVSNKQRMTVEMGLNLCGLASMMATVVCQGEADRDKPAPDPIRLALSRIGADPASALMVGDSRYDLLAAKKAGTASAGVAWSAHGAESLKAYEPDYLLDRMEDLYDIVGLAGVDGSGRS, from the coding sequence TTGAAATACCCCGTCATATTGTTTGATTTGGATGGAACCTTGTTGGATACTACCAGCCTCATCCTTGCCTCCTTCCGTCATACCCTGGATGAGCATGGCCCGTTCCCTTATGGGGATAAAGAAGTACTGGCAAGCTTGGGTGAACCGTTGCACGACCAGATGAGACGGTTTGGCGGGGAAGAGCGGGTGGAAACGATGGTTCAAACGTATCGGGAGCACAATGTTGCTCATCACGATGACTATGTAAAAGCGTTTCCCGGAGTAAATACCGTCTTGGAAACCCTCCATCGGGAAGGATTCCTTCTCGGTGTCGTTTCCAACAAGCAGCGGATGACGGTGGAGATGGGGTTAAACTTGTGCGGGTTGGCGTCTATGATGGCGACCGTCGTTTGTCAGGGAGAAGCGGATCGGGACAAACCGGCGCCGGACCCGATCCGCTTGGCTTTAAGCCGGATCGGGGCGGATCCGGCCTCTGCTCTGATGGTGGGGGACAGCCGTTATGATCTCCTGGCTGCGAAGAAGGCGGGAACGGCCAGCGCGGGAGTGGCTTGGTCGGCCCATGGAGCGGAATCCCTGAAGGCATATGAGCCGGATTATCTGTTGGATCGGATGGAAGATTTATACGACATCGTTGGACTTGCCGGTGTCGACGGGAGTGGACGGTCATGA
- a CDS encoding TetR/AcrR family transcriptional regulator, with the protein MPRTREQNRRIREKRMDQILQAALQVYREKGYHGTEMGEIARRAELGRGLVYYYFKDKEDVFVTLITQTLNGWKEVMDGIMQSEQTVADKLSTALIRMCELASENPEITHFHQTIIRDTHVLFPDRYKEIDGYYEDAIWLPLRHLFKKGASSGELRVSPPVAERFYASILFGAVQGEKKIDRASIQEWVDVALYGMIQK; encoded by the coding sequence ATGCCGCGGACAAGGGAGCAGAATCGTCGCATCAGGGAAAAAAGGATGGACCAGATTCTACAGGCAGCGCTCCAGGTTTACCGGGAAAAGGGCTACCATGGCACCGAAATGGGAGAGATCGCCCGTCGGGCTGAACTGGGCCGCGGTTTGGTCTATTACTACTTTAAAGATAAGGAAGATGTTTTTGTCACGTTGATCACCCAGACGTTGAACGGGTGGAAAGAAGTGATGGATGGCATCATGCAGTCGGAACAAACGGTGGCCGACAAACTGTCTACCGCATTGATTCGTATGTGTGAACTGGCTTCGGAGAACCCTGAAATCACACACTTTCATCAGACTATCATCCGGGACACCCATGTCCTTTTTCCGGATCGTTATAAAGAGATCGACGGCTATTACGAAGATGCAATCTGGCTTCCTTTGCGACACTTGTTTAAAAAAGGAGCATCGAGCGGGGAACTCCGGGTTTCGCCGCCGGTGGCCGAGCGTTTTTATGCCAGCATCCTCTTTGGAGCGGTCCAAGGGGAGAAAAAGATCGACCGTGCATCCATTCAAGAGTGGGTGGATGTAGCATTGTACGGGATGATTCAAAAGTGA
- a CDS encoding PucR family transcriptional regulator, translated as MSDWEQIRSVLEEALDARVERVPASTDLGERLEITVLPFRMEGADWLLVVGETLSIRERSLLRVWLSERLSDPFQPTDFCERLAHWLRNPGDFTSPPAPSSGKWESRVPFLILEKRGRREGSDEVIARFFEGDSWLLSLQEGERLLMVSQSLLDGDEVSIESAWLDAAQGLAEAIATEAGEEVTVAVHAPVEAVEQLPSALSSLRDTVHIGRRFHPSKSAFAAWNLTLERLLRTVDDRELKRFLDDVSPIPFWREEELRRTLHVFLEQNLNVSETARRLFLHRNTLIYRLDRLKQETGLDVRQFEDALRVKLVLLLTGRERS; from the coding sequence ATGAGCGATTGGGAACAGATCCGAAGTGTGTTGGAAGAGGCGTTGGACGCTCGCGTGGAACGGGTTCCCGCTTCCACCGACCTGGGGGAACGTCTGGAAATCACCGTCCTTCCTTTTCGGATGGAGGGAGCGGATTGGCTGTTGGTGGTGGGAGAAACCTTATCCATACGGGAGCGCTCGCTGCTGCGTGTGTGGTTGAGTGAACGGTTATCAGATCCCTTTCAGCCGACTGACTTTTGCGAACGATTGGCGCATTGGTTGCGGAATCCCGGGGATTTCACGTCTCCTCCTGCCCCGTCGTCAGGGAAGTGGGAGTCGAGAGTTCCTTTTCTCATTTTGGAAAAGAGGGGGCGGCGGGAAGGGAGTGACGAGGTGATCGCCCGTTTTTTTGAAGGGGATTCCTGGTTATTGTCTTTGCAGGAGGGAGAGCGCCTGTTAATGGTGTCCCAGTCCTTGCTGGACGGAGATGAGGTTTCGATTGAATCAGCATGGCTCGATGCGGCCCAAGGGCTTGCGGAAGCGATTGCCACAGAAGCGGGGGAAGAGGTAACAGTGGCCGTTCATGCACCGGTAGAAGCGGTGGAACAGTTGCCTTCAGCCCTTTCCTCTCTCCGGGATACGGTTCATATCGGCCGCCGTTTTCATCCGTCCAAATCCGCATTTGCGGCCTGGAATCTAACGTTGGAACGGCTGCTTCGTACAGTGGACGACCGCGAGCTGAAACGGTTTCTGGATGATGTATCGCCGATTCCGTTTTGGAGGGAGGAGGAACTGCGGCGAACATTACATGTCTTTCTGGAACAGAACCTGAATGTGAGTGAAACGGCCCGACGCTTATTTCTCCACCGAAACACGCTGATTTATCGCTTGGATCGGCTGAAGCAGGAAACGGGTCTTGATGTCCGCCAGTTTGAGGATGCGCTGCGGGTAAAGCTCGTTTTGCTGTTGACCGGAAGGGAGCGCTCTTAG
- the lgt gene encoding prolipoprotein diacylglyceryl transferase has translation MGFAQVLDPVAVSLGPIQIHWYGIIMGSAVLFGLWLAIREGRRHGFDSELFLDLIIWTIPAAIIGARLYYVAFEWGYYSQNPGDILAIWKGGLAIHGGLIGALLAASVFVKKRNISFLHLTDIVAPSIIIGQCIGRWGNFMNQEAHGGEVSRSFLEGLMLPEFIIEQMNIQGIYYHPTFLYESLWTFVGFGLLLLLRRINPRRGEIFFTYLIWYSLGRFFIEGLRMDSLTFDGPGWLVSLINGLWSPMLVLFEPGMMADGNIRIAQLVSLALVLLGIAWIVVRRAWGQSREPYYNDKKESVAG, from the coding sequence ATGGGTTTTGCACAGGTGCTCGACCCTGTTGCCGTGTCATTGGGACCGATTCAAATCCACTGGTATGGGATCATTATGGGGTCCGCGGTGTTGTTCGGGCTGTGGCTTGCCATTCGGGAAGGCAGGCGCCACGGCTTTGATTCGGAATTGTTCCTGGATTTGATCATATGGACGATTCCCGCCGCCATTATCGGTGCACGGCTTTATTATGTGGCGTTTGAATGGGGGTACTATTCACAGAACCCCGGTGACATTCTTGCCATCTGGAAAGGTGGGCTGGCGATTCATGGCGGCCTCATCGGGGCGCTTTTAGCTGCGTCTGTTTTTGTAAAGAAGCGGAATATCTCCTTTTTACACCTGACAGATATCGTGGCGCCCAGTATCATCATCGGACAATGTATCGGACGCTGGGGCAACTTTATGAACCAAGAAGCCCATGGCGGGGAAGTGAGCCGTTCTTTTTTGGAAGGGCTGATGCTGCCTGAATTTATCATTGAACAGATGAACATTCAGGGCATCTATTACCATCCCACCTTTCTCTACGAATCCCTGTGGACATTCGTCGGGTTCGGGCTATTGCTGCTTCTGCGCCGAATCAACCCCCGTCGAGGTGAGATCTTTTTCACCTACTTGATCTGGTATTCCCTGGGCCGTTTTTTCATCGAAGGGTTGCGAATGGACAGCCTCACCTTCGACGGACCGGGATGGCTTGTCTCGTTGATCAACGGATTGTGGTCACCGATGCTGGTGTTGTTTGAGCCCGGGATGATGGCGGACGGCAATATCCGCATCGCCCAACTGGTCAGTCTGGCATTGGTCCTGCTGGGGATTGCCTGGATTGTGGTCCGCAGAGCATGGGGCCAATCCCGTGAACCGTATTACAACGATAAGAAGGAAAGTGTTGCCGGATGA